One window of the Chitinophaga niabensis genome contains the following:
- a CDS encoding DUF2062 domain-containing protein, whose protein sequence is MAQTPTYDQQFIARKICVMIPTYNNAGTLGKVIADVLTYTSHVIVVNDGSTDQTPQILEQYPQIAVVSYGPNRGKGIALRRGFKFAMEQGYDYVITIDADGQHFPDDLPVFLQKVEEEPRAIIIGARNLQQENMPGKNTFANKFSNFWFYVETGLKLPDTQSGYRLYPLYAMKGMRFFCNKYEFEIEVMVRASWKGIKVLPAPVKVYYPPAEERVSHFRPFKDFSRIGVLNTVLVTIALAYIHPRNFLKFIFTKGNFKKMLREHLFNKEESTSRKALSIGFGVFMGIVPIWGFQMLAALALATLFRLNRALVIVAANISIPPCIPVIVYLSFLMGRFWVKEDATWVLFKKDLSLEDIYLNLYQYITGSITLAVVAGILAWAVTYGLLAAIRRKKRPAVI, encoded by the coding sequence ATGGCACAGACTCCAACATACGATCAACAATTCATCGCCAGAAAGATCTGTGTGATGATCCCTACGTATAACAATGCCGGTACGCTGGGCAAAGTGATTGCAGATGTGCTGACCTATACCAGCCACGTGATAGTGGTAAACGATGGATCAACAGATCAGACGCCACAGATCCTGGAGCAGTATCCCCAGATAGCTGTTGTGTCCTATGGCCCGAATAGAGGGAAAGGTATTGCCCTGCGCAGGGGTTTTAAATTTGCCATGGAGCAGGGGTATGATTATGTCATCACCATTGATGCAGATGGCCAGCATTTCCCCGATGATCTTCCTGTATTCCTGCAAAAAGTGGAAGAAGAACCCAGGGCAATTATTATTGGCGCCAGGAACCTGCAGCAGGAGAACATGCCGGGTAAAAACACCTTTGCCAATAAGTTCTCCAACTTCTGGTTTTATGTGGAAACAGGTTTGAAACTACCTGATACCCAATCCGGTTACCGCCTGTATCCTTTGTATGCCATGAAGGGCATGCGATTTTTCTGCAACAAGTATGAGTTTGAAATAGAGGTAATGGTCCGCGCTTCCTGGAAAGGGATCAAAGTGTTGCCTGCACCCGTGAAAGTATATTATCCGCCTGCGGAAGAAAGAGTGTCTCATTTCAGGCCATTCAAGGATTTCTCCCGCATTGGTGTGCTCAACACAGTACTCGTCACCATTGCACTGGCTTATATCCACCCGCGTAATTTCCTCAAGTTCATTTTCACAAAGGGCAACTTTAAGAAAATGCTGCGGGAGCATTTATTCAATAAAGAAGAAAGCACCAGCCGTAAGGCACTGTCTATAGGCTTTGGGGTGTTCATGGGCATTGTACCCATCTGGGGTTTCCAGATGCTGGCAGCGCTGGCATTGGCCACGCTGTTCCGTTTAAACAGGGCATTGGTGATCGTGGCGGCTAATATCAGCATTCCGCCCTGCATCCCTGTAATTGTTTACCTGAGCTTTTTAATGGGCCGCTTTTGGGTAAAAGAAGATGCTACCTGGGTACTCTTTAAGAAAGACCTGAGCCTGGAAGACATTTATCTGAACCTCTATCAATATATTACCGGCAGTATTACGCTGGCTGTGGTGGCCGGGATACTTGCATGGGCTGTCACATATGGTTTATTGGCCGCAATCCGTAGAAAAAAGCGGCCTGCAGTAATTTAA
- a CDS encoding 1-acyl-sn-glycerol-3-phosphate acyltransferase — protein MGSIFISIYNFFDRRKWLLWLFMLCTFLISGLLASRIKLEEDITRILPQDKKIDQLQQFLMNAKFADKLVIMVSQKDTTLPGDADSLVATAQAFTNGLEPLRSDIKTIHAQTDDAMMMGFLQTVQQHLPVFLEEKDYKTIDSLIMPERLQQTMQSNYNTLISPAGLVFKQMIQADPVGISWLGVKKLERLQVDDQFELYDGYVMSKDHRNLILFITPAHPPNETGKNKVFLTGLDKLIDSLPQKNTEISYFGATAVSVGNAEQLRQDTYFTQGVTVIILIILIAFFFRKKRAPLLVMLPVIFGALFSVAMVYLLKGSISVIALGAGCVVLGIAVNYSLHVFNHYRHLPDIRQVIKDLAMPMTVGSFTTVGGFLCLQFVKSPMLQDIGFFAAFCLIGAALFSLIFLPHFIVLGKQPNTATVHHNWIDKLSNYRPERNKYLVWGIVALTIVFFFTARSVTFESDMMRMNFMTERLQKSEAKLNKLYAYAAQSVYLVSEGKTLNDALRSREETAPAIQSLIDKGAIKKVLSPGSLLFSKAEQAKRIARWEAYWTQEKKVRLLTLLYKEGELYKFRSTAFNPFNTLVNQKYEVISPEQSELLQADLISDFVTIKKDNASVISLLKVEHERKKEVYAALDGREHTVIFDKQYTANRLAEIIKEEFNTIAWMTSLLVFAALLLSYGRIELALITFIPMLISWVWILGIMGLFGIPFNIVNIILSTFIFGLGDDYSIFTMDGLQQEYKTGSKHLPSFKSSIIFSAVTTILGLGVLIFAKHPSLRSIALIAVIGISCVVITSQVLIPFLFNWLITNRVKKGQRPPWTLKGWSLSMFAFAYYTVGALLLTPIGVILTRINFINIEKGKKIYHRILSTFTWSLLHIMGNIRKRTINKHGEDFKKPAVIISNHQSFLDILMSTSMHPNVILLTNQWVYNSPLFGYVVRMADYYPVAEGAEASIDKLQDRVNNGYSIVVYPEGTRSTDTSIKRFHKGAFYLAEELGLDILPAVIHGTAYTMSKGDFLLKNGILTMKYLPRIKPDDKRWGDNYSTRTKLVSKYFKQEYEQMRNEIEGPDYYREQLIYNYIYKGPVLEWYMRIKTKLENNYALFHDLLPKEGKIMDIGCGYGFMSYMLHFRAPNRQILGVDYDEDKIATAQHCYIRNEKVQFEAADITKYKLQNQDAFVILDVLHYLQPADQEQLLQQCISKLNPGGVIIVRDGDADLGKRHEGTKMTELFSTRLLGFNKTGNQPLSFFSSSTIRDIVQRNGATIEQIDNTKYTSNVIFIIKHSLREHYA, from the coding sequence ATGGGAAGCATTTTTATATCTATCTACAATTTCTTTGACAGGCGTAAATGGCTGTTATGGCTTTTTATGCTCTGCACATTCCTCATTTCAGGTTTACTCGCCTCCCGTATTAAACTGGAAGAAGACATTACCCGCATCCTGCCACAGGATAAAAAGATCGACCAGCTGCAGCAGTTCTTAATGAACGCCAAGTTTGCAGACAAACTGGTGATCATGGTATCGCAGAAAGATACCACGCTTCCCGGCGATGCGGATAGTCTTGTTGCCACGGCGCAGGCATTCACCAATGGCCTGGAGCCTTTGCGCAGTGATATCAAAACCATCCATGCGCAAACAGATGATGCCATGATGATGGGTTTCCTGCAAACCGTACAGCAGCATCTCCCCGTTTTTTTAGAAGAGAAAGACTATAAGACCATCGATTCGCTGATAATGCCGGAGCGTTTGCAGCAAACCATGCAGTCTAATTACAATACCCTGATCTCCCCGGCTGGCCTTGTTTTCAAACAAATGATCCAGGCAGACCCTGTGGGTATTTCCTGGTTGGGTGTGAAGAAACTGGAACGCCTGCAGGTAGATGATCAGTTTGAATTGTATGATGGTTATGTAATGAGTAAAGACCATCGTAACCTCATCCTCTTTATCACACCGGCACATCCGCCTAATGAAACCGGGAAGAACAAAGTGTTCCTCACTGGTTTGGATAAATTAATTGACAGCCTCCCGCAGAAAAATACAGAAATAAGCTATTTCGGTGCCACCGCAGTATCAGTAGGTAATGCAGAACAATTACGCCAGGATACTTATTTCACCCAGGGCGTAACAGTAATAATCCTCATTATCCTGATCGCTTTCTTCTTCCGGAAAAAGAGAGCGCCATTATTGGTGATGCTGCCTGTAATATTTGGTGCCCTGTTCTCTGTAGCCATGGTATACCTGCTCAAAGGCTCCATCTCTGTGATTGCACTGGGCGCAGGTTGTGTGGTATTGGGCATTGCCGTGAATTACTCCCTGCATGTTTTCAATCATTACCGGCATCTGCCGGATATCAGGCAGGTGATCAAAGACCTGGCTATGCCTATGACGGTAGGTAGCTTCACTACCGTGGGCGGTTTCCTTTGCCTGCAGTTTGTGAAATCTCCCATGTTGCAGGATATTGGGTTCTTTGCTGCTTTCTGCCTGATAGGTGCCGCGTTGTTTTCCCTGATCTTCCTGCCGCATTTCATTGTGCTGGGTAAACAACCAAATACAGCAACAGTACATCATAACTGGATAGACAAGTTATCCAACTATCGCCCTGAACGCAATAAATACCTGGTATGGGGCATCGTGGCACTGACAATAGTATTCTTCTTCACGGCCCGCAGCGTAACCTTTGAAAGCGACATGATGCGCATGAACTTCATGACGGAACGTTTGCAAAAGTCAGAGGCAAAGCTGAATAAATTATACGCCTACGCCGCACAATCCGTATACCTCGTATCAGAAGGGAAAACATTGAATGATGCATTGCGCAGCCGTGAGGAAACAGCGCCCGCGATACAATCGTTGATCGACAAAGGCGCCATAAAAAAAGTACTCTCCCCTGGCAGCTTATTATTTTCCAAGGCAGAACAGGCAAAACGTATCGCCCGCTGGGAAGCTTACTGGACACAAGAGAAGAAAGTGCGGTTACTCACGCTGCTGTATAAAGAAGGAGAACTGTATAAGTTTAGATCCACGGCATTCAATCCATTCAACACGCTTGTTAATCAAAAATACGAGGTCATTTCACCGGAGCAATCAGAACTCCTGCAGGCCGATCTGATCAGCGACTTTGTGACCATCAAAAAGGATAACGCCTCCGTGATCAGCTTATTGAAAGTGGAACATGAAAGGAAAAAAGAAGTATACGCCGCACTCGATGGCCGCGAACATACGGTGATCTTTGATAAACAATACACCGCTAACCGTTTGGCAGAGATCATTAAAGAAGAGTTCAACACCATTGCCTGGATGACCTCCCTGCTGGTATTTGCTGCCTTGCTGCTTTCTTACGGCCGCATTGAGCTGGCCCTGATCACTTTCATTCCCATGCTGATCAGCTGGGTATGGATCCTTGGTATCATGGGCCTGTTCGGTATCCCTTTCAATATCGTGAATATCATCCTGTCCACTTTCATATTCGGCCTGGGGGATGATTACAGCATATTCACCATGGATGGTTTGCAGCAGGAATATAAAACCGGCAGTAAACACCTTCCTTCGTTCAAGTCCTCTATTATCTTTTCTGCAGTCACCACCATATTAGGCCTGGGTGTACTCATTTTCGCGAAACATCCTTCCCTGCGTTCCATTGCGCTGATCGCCGTGATCGGTATCAGCTGTGTGGTGATCACCTCGCAGGTATTGATCCCTTTCCTCTTTAACTGGCTGATCACTAACCGGGTAAAGAAAGGCCAGCGCCCACCATGGACACTGAAAGGATGGAGCCTTTCCATGTTTGCATTTGCCTATTATACGGTAGGTGCTTTATTGCTCACACCCATCGGCGTGATCCTTACAAGGATTAATTTTATCAATATTGAAAAAGGGAAGAAGATCTACCACAGGATCCTATCCACCTTTACCTGGAGCCTGTTGCACATCATGGGCAATATCAGGAAGAGAACGATCAATAAACACGGAGAAGACTTTAAGAAACCAGCGGTGATCATCAGTAACCACCAGTCTTTCCTGGATATCCTGATGTCCACTTCCATGCATCCGAACGTGATCCTGCTCACCAACCAATGGGTATATAACTCTCCTTTATTTGGTTATGTAGTGAGAATGGCGGATTACTACCCCGTAGCAGAAGGTGCGGAAGCCAGCATTGATAAATTGCAGGACAGGGTGAACAACGGTTATTCTATCGTAGTATATCCTGAAGGTACCCGCTCTACAGATACCAGCATCAAAAGATTCCACAAAGGTGCTTTCTACTTAGCGGAAGAACTGGGACTGGATATCCTGCCCGCGGTGATCCATGGAACGGCGTATACCATGTCCAAAGGAGACTTCCTGCTGAAGAATGGTATCCTCACCATGAAGTACCTGCCACGTATCAAACCGGATGATAAACGCTGGGGAGATAACTACAGTACACGCACCAAACTTGTCAGCAAATACTTCAAGCAGGAGTATGAGCAGATGCGGAACGAAATAGAAGGGCCGGATTATTACAGGGAACAACTGATTTATAACTATATCTATAAAGGCCCGGTACTGGAATGGTACATGCGCATTAAAACAAAACTGGAGAACAACTACGCACTCTTTCACGATCTGCTGCCTAAAGAAGGAAAGATCATGGACATCGGTTGCGGATATGGTTTTATGAGTTATATGCTTCATTTCCGCGCACCTAACCGTCAGATCCTGGGCGTAGATTATGATGAAGATAAAATAGCCACGGCGCAGCATTGTTACATCCGCAACGAGAAGGTACAGTTTGAAGCCGCAGATATTACAAAGTATAAACTGCAGAACCAGGATGCCTTTGTGATCCTGGACGTACTGCATTACCTGCAGCCTGCCGATCAGGAGCAGTTATTACAGCAATGCATCAGCAAACTCAACCCCGGTGGTGTGATCATTGTACGGGATGGGGATGCGGACCTGGGTAAACGGCACGAAGGCACAAAGATGACTGAACTGTTCAGTACCCGTTTGCTGGGATTCAATAAAACAGGCAATCAGCCATTGTCTTTCTTCTCTTCTTCCACTATCCGCGACATTGTACAACGGAATGGTGCAACCATTGAGCAGATCGACAACACAAAGTATACATCGAACGTTATTTTTATCATCAAACATTCATTAAGGGAGCATTATGCATAA
- a CDS encoding phytoene desaturase family protein, producing the protein MHNYDVVIIGSGLGGLVCGAILSKNGYKVCVLEKNKQIGGCLQTFSRDKTIFDSGVHYVGGLEPGQNLYQIFKYLGIMDKLHLKKLDADCFDRIAFDGDPKEYKMAQGYEPFIQGLLKDFPDEEKALREYCNTLQHICSKFPLYNLRNGGFDEKESVLSINAADYISSLSSNKKLTSVLAGNNPLYAGVESKTPMYVHALVLNSYIESSWKCVNGGSQIGKWLARVITDHGGVLLKYQDVKKIVAEGHEVKYVETAEGKQYTATHYISNAHPSNTLDMLESDVIRQAYRSRIQNLENGASTLMVNAVLKPGMFPHMNYNYYYYGIDNVWGGLEYTHESWPAGYAMFVSPNPKDDRFANGLSIMAYLSLKDVEQWKDTFNTVSKEGDRGQDYEAYKTERAEKLLDLVEKRFPVLRQCIQSYYVATPLSFRDYIGTHDGSMYGVLKDCNDPLRTFISARTKLKNLFLTGQNLNMHGILGVSMSSVVTCSELLDIEKLLHEIRTA; encoded by the coding sequence ATGCATAATTACGATGTAGTGATCATTGGTAGTGGCCTGGGCGGCTTGGTTTGCGGAGCGATCCTGAGCAAGAACGGCTACAAGGTGTGTGTACTGGAAAAGAACAAACAGATAGGTGGCTGCCTGCAGACATTCAGCAGGGATAAAACTATTTTCGATTCCGGCGTGCACTATGTAGGAGGGCTTGAACCAGGCCAGAACCTGTACCAGATCTTCAAATACCTGGGCATCATGGATAAGCTGCACCTCAAGAAACTGGATGCGGACTGCTTTGACCGTATTGCGTTTGATGGTGATCCGAAAGAGTATAAAATGGCGCAGGGGTATGAACCATTCATCCAGGGCTTATTGAAAGATTTCCCTGATGAAGAAAAAGCACTGCGCGAATACTGCAATACCTTACAGCATATCTGCAGCAAATTCCCTTTGTATAACCTGCGGAATGGAGGTTTTGACGAAAAAGAATCCGTGTTGAGCATCAACGCGGCGGATTACATCAGTAGCCTCAGCTCCAACAAAAAGCTCACATCAGTACTGGCAGGTAATAATCCCTTATATGCAGGTGTGGAAAGTAAAACGCCCATGTACGTGCATGCACTGGTACTGAACAGTTATATAGAAAGCTCCTGGAAATGTGTGAATGGCGGCTCCCAGATCGGAAAATGGCTGGCACGCGTGATCACAGATCACGGTGGTGTACTGCTGAAATACCAGGATGTAAAAAAGATCGTGGCAGAAGGCCATGAAGTGAAATATGTGGAAACAGCAGAAGGAAAACAGTATACGGCAACACATTATATTTCCAATGCACACCCATCCAATACTTTGGATATGCTGGAAAGTGATGTGATCCGCCAGGCTTACCGCAGCCGCATTCAGAACCTGGAGAACGGAGCATCCACTCTTATGGTGAATGCCGTGTTGAAACCCGGTATGTTCCCCCATATGAACTACAACTATTACTATTACGGAATAGACAATGTGTGGGGCGGCCTGGAGTATACACATGAATCATGGCCTGCGGGTTATGCCATGTTCGTATCCCCGAATCCGAAAGACGACCGCTTTGCGAATGGGCTCTCCATCATGGCTTACCTCAGTCTCAAAGATGTGGAGCAATGGAAAGATACCTTCAATACGGTATCAAAGGAAGGTGACCGCGGGCAGGACTATGAAGCCTACAAAACAGAAAGAGCAGAAAAACTGCTGGACCTGGTGGAGAAACGTTTCCCCGTATTGCGCCAGTGTATACAATCTTATTATGTAGCTACACCACTTTCTTTCCGTGATTACATCGGAACGCACGATGGTTCCATGTACGGTGTATTGAAGGATTGCAATGATCCATTGCGTACCTTCATATCTGCGCGAACAAAATTGAAGAACCTGTTCCTGACCGGGCAGAACCTGAATATGCATGGTATCCTGGGTGTGAGCATGAGCTCCGTGGTAACCTGTTCAGAATTATTGGATATAGAGAAATTATTACACGAGATCAGGACGGCTTAA
- a CDS encoding C45 family peptidase has translation MTRGRKIWRRIWKGLLYIVGFFVLLIIGVFIYLYSVARMFPPEITDKSSLQWQRTQLDSTAFTLNNSWFRKSRSGLYEMYVEGKPFERGVVYGKLAAELVQRQEDHFTEQIGKMIPSRTYQHFLKYLIGWFNRNMDKNVPEEYKEEIYGVSFAASEKYEFIGSNYQRIMNYHAAHDIGHALQSMALVGCTSFGTWNDRSEDSSLIIGRNFDFYVGDKFAEDKIVAFYRPDKGYGFMMITWGGFTGVVSGMNEQGLTVTINAAKSSIPSGSATPVSLVAREILQYAKNIDEAYAIAHKRKMFVSESFLIGSANDNRAAIIEKTPTELSLYDPKGNEISCANHFQSKTLGASDPNQQQLAESASPYRYQRLQELLQRNGKNSVAKTVAILRDQKGVKDADIGMGNEKAVNQLIAHHSIVFEPKQLKVWVSTAPWQLGEFVAYDLKKVLAMKGLKADQEICDSALIIPADTFLFTEDYKRFVDFRRLKAAFMDKQPIDVERLVKDNPKYYHTYVIAGDYLFKKKDYKQAEKYYRQALTREIATKAEKDHILQRIKLCGE, from the coding sequence ATGACCAGAGGAAGAAAAATATGGAGAAGGATCTGGAAAGGCTTACTATACATTGTAGGCTTTTTCGTGTTGCTGATAATTGGAGTCTTCATCTATCTCTACAGCGTGGCCAGGATGTTCCCGCCGGAGATAACAGACAAAAGCAGTTTGCAATGGCAACGTACACAACTGGATTCCACTGCTTTCACTTTGAACAACAGCTGGTTCCGGAAGAGCCGCAGTGGTTTATATGAAATGTATGTGGAAGGAAAACCCTTTGAGCGGGGAGTTGTATATGGCAAACTTGCAGCAGAACTTGTACAGCGCCAGGAAGATCATTTTACGGAACAGATCGGTAAAATGATCCCTTCCAGAACATACCAGCACTTCCTCAAATACCTGATCGGCTGGTTCAACCGGAACATGGATAAAAATGTGCCGGAAGAATATAAAGAAGAGATCTACGGTGTATCCTTCGCCGCTTCTGAAAAGTATGAATTCATCGGCTCTAACTATCAGCGCATCATGAACTATCATGCCGCACATGATATCGGGCATGCCCTGCAAAGTATGGCCCTGGTGGGCTGTACCTCCTTCGGTACCTGGAACGACCGTTCGGAAGACAGCAGCCTGATCATTGGCCGCAACTTTGATTTTTATGTAGGAGATAAGTTCGCAGAAGATAAGATCGTAGCATTCTACAGGCCGGATAAAGGATACGGCTTTATGATGATCACCTGGGGAGGATTCACCGGGGTGGTATCCGGCATGAATGAACAGGGGCTGACCGTTACCATTAATGCTGCCAAATCCAGCATCCCATCCGGTTCTGCTACACCCGTATCATTGGTGGCCAGGGAAATATTACAATATGCAAAGAACATAGACGAAGCATACGCCATAGCACATAAAAGAAAAATGTTCGTATCGGAATCTTTCCTGATCGGCTCGGCGAATGATAACCGTGCGGCTATCATAGAGAAAACACCAACCGAGTTATCACTCTATGACCCCAAAGGCAATGAGATCTCCTGCGCCAATCACTTCCAGAGTAAAACACTGGGCGCTTCCGATCCCAATCAGCAGCAACTCGCAGAAAGCGCATCTCCATACAGGTATCAGCGTTTGCAGGAATTATTGCAACGCAACGGTAAGAACAGTGTGGCCAAAACAGTAGCTATTCTGCGTGACCAGAAAGGTGTAAAAGATGCCGATATAGGCATGGGGAATGAAAAAGCAGTGAACCAGCTGATCGCGCATCACTCCATTGTATTTGAGCCTAAACAGCTGAAAGTATGGGTGTCCACCGCTCCCTGGCAATTGGGTGAATTTGTGGCCTATGACCTGAAAAAGGTACTGGCCATGAAAGGCCTGAAAGCGGATCAGGAGATCTGCGACAGTGCCCTGATCATTCCCGCAGATACTTTCCTGTTCACGGAAGATTACAAGCGGTTTGTGGACTTCAGAAGATTGAAAGCCGCCTTCATGGATAAGCAGCCCATAGATGTGGAGCGCCTGGTAAAAGATAATCCTAAGTATTATCATACATACGTGATAGCCGGAGATTACCTGTTTAAAAAGAAAGATTACAAACAGGCGGAAAAATACTATCGTCAGGCATTAACACGCGAAATAGCCACAAAAGCCGAGAAAGATCATATTTTGCAACGTATTAAATTATGCGGGGAATAG
- the acpS gene encoding holo-ACP synthase, protein MRGIGTDIIEVDRITSKMEKGQGFRELVFSPLEIAYCEKQTHKYESYAARFAAKEAFLKALGTGWGGSGIHFNEIEIRNNEAGKPDLYLIGNAASQLAGLNVQQIFVSLSHVKSVAMATVVIL, encoded by the coding sequence ATGCGGGGAATAGGAACAGATATCATTGAAGTAGACCGGATAACCTCCAAAATGGAAAAGGGGCAGGGATTCCGGGAGCTGGTGTTTTCACCGCTGGAAATAGCCTATTGCGAAAAGCAGACCCATAAGTACGAAAGTTACGCCGCCCGCTTTGCCGCAAAAGAAGCTTTCCTGAAAGCGCTGGGAACAGGCTGGGGCGGAAGTGGCATTCATTTTAATGAAATAGAGATCAGGAACAATGAAGCCGGTAAACCAGACCTTTACCTGATCGGGAATGCTGCCAGCCAGTTGGCGGGATTGAATGTTCAACAGATCTTCGTTTCCTTATCACATGTAAAGTCAGTTGCCATGGCCACCGTGGTGATCCTGTAA
- a CDS encoding phenylacetate--CoA ligase family protein — MYIPDIELQSAASIRQFQEKELQHLLGYLRQFSPFYKEWFSLHKVNTDNIRTIADLRNIPTVSKEDLQQRNWDFLCVDKGKIAEYTTTSGTLGKPVIIALTEKDLQRLTYNEYISFSCAGGTDEDIYQLMLTLDRQFMAGMAYYSGIRKLGAGVLRVGPGVPSLQWENIARIQPTTIVAVPSFILKLIAFAEEHGIDINVSSVKKAVCIGENIRNVDFSYNVLGKKITDKWNIQLFSTYASTEMQTAFTECKAGQGGHHHPELLIVELLDEQDQPVPPGTPGEVTITTLGVEAMPLLRYKTGDICQYYEEPCKCGRQTVRLSPVIGRRKQMIKYKGTTLYPPALYDLLSEMEDVKEFIVEVFSNEIGTDEILLHLSPSEESEEIDRKIKSYLQAKLRVIPQVKYATMQDILKMQFPEGSRKPVKFMDNR; from the coding sequence ATGTACATACCAGACATAGAATTGCAATCTGCCGCTTCGATCCGGCAATTCCAGGAAAAGGAGCTGCAACACCTGCTGGGATACCTGCGCCAGTTCTCTCCCTTTTATAAAGAATGGTTCTCCCTGCACAAAGTAAACACTGATAACATCCGGACCATTGCAGACCTGCGTAATATTCCCACTGTGAGCAAGGAAGACCTGCAACAACGTAACTGGGATTTCTTATGCGTGGATAAAGGCAAAATAGCAGAGTATACTACCACTTCCGGCACACTCGGTAAACCCGTGATCATTGCCCTCACAGAGAAAGACCTGCAAAGGCTGACCTATAATGAATACATTTCTTTCAGCTGTGCCGGTGGTACAGATGAAGATATCTACCAGCTGATGCTTACGCTGGACAGGCAATTCATGGCTGGTATGGCCTACTATTCAGGTATCCGGAAATTAGGCGCAGGCGTATTGCGTGTAGGCCCTGGGGTACCTTCCCTGCAATGGGAGAATATTGCACGCATACAACCTACCACCATCGTGGCGGTACCTTCTTTCATCTTAAAGCTGATCGCATTTGCAGAAGAACATGGCATTGATATCAATGTTTCTTCTGTTAAGAAAGCTGTATGCATTGGAGAGAACATCCGCAACGTTGACTTCTCCTATAATGTACTGGGCAAAAAGATCACGGATAAATGGAACATCCAGCTCTTTTCCACCTATGCTTCCACAGAAATGCAAACTGCTTTTACAGAATGTAAAGCAGGGCAGGGGGGGCATCATCATCCTGAACTACTCATTGTTGAATTGCTGGATGAACAGGACCAGCCTGTGCCTCCCGGCACTCCCGGTGAAGTAACTATAACAACATTAGGCGTGGAAGCCATGCCCCTGCTGCGTTACAAAACAGGAGATATCTGCCAGTATTATGAAGAGCCCTGCAAATGTGGCCGGCAGACTGTACGTTTATCTCCTGTGATCGGCCGCCGCAAACAAATGATCAAATACAAAGGCACTACCTTATACCCACCTGCACTATACGACCTCCTGAGTGAAATGGAAGATGTGAAGGAATTTATTGTGGAAGTGTTCTCCAACGAGATCGGGACAGACGAGATCTTACTCCATCTCAGCCCTTCTGAGGAGTCTGAGGAGATTGACCGGAAGATTAAGTCATACCTGCAGGCCAAACTCAGGGTGATCCCACAGGTAAAATACGCCACCATGCAGGATATCCTTAAAATGCAATTCCCCGAAGGCAGCCGGAAACCGGTGAAATTTATGGATAACCGGTAA
- a CDS encoding alpha/beta hydrolase family protein, whose translation MKKLLIAFLLLSGITKAQVLQKMELVMGPLPDRTHLPDMNVTIVDSLVEEDHTRYDIRFTVAENEILPALLYIPHKKGKLPAMLALHGTDPLGRKAISGENKKPNRAYAKELAQRGYVVIAPDYPSFGDMKDYDFEKDRYASGTMKAIFDHIRCIDLLQSRKEVDPERIGVIGHSLGGHNAIFVAAFDPRIKVIVASCSWTLMDYYNIGEAASKKFGGRLGPWAQTRYMPLIKDKYQLEKVPWDFDEVISSLAPRPFFNNSPVGDANFDVKGVEKGMVTITKAYKQLKAEKNLQVRYPDAAHDFPPAVRLEAYQFIDKVLHYKGINKPMLF comes from the coding sequence ATGAAAAAGCTCCTTATTGCCTTTTTACTACTCTCCGGCATCACTAAAGCACAGGTGCTTCAGAAAATGGAACTGGTCATGGGCCCTTTGCCAGACCGTACCCATCTGCCGGATATGAACGTAACAATCGTAGATAGTCTTGTTGAAGAAGACCATACCCGTTACGATATCCGCTTCACTGTAGCGGAAAACGAGATTCTGCCTGCATTACTCTACATCCCGCATAAGAAAGGCAAACTCCCCGCTATGCTGGCCTTACATGGCACAGATCCTTTAGGTAGAAAAGCCATCAGCGGCGAAAACAAGAAGCCTAACAGGGCCTACGCCAAAGAATTAGCGCAGAGAGGATATGTAGTGATAGCACCTGATTATCCCAGCTTTGGAGATATGAAGGACTATGATTTTGAAAAGGACAGATACGCATCCGGCACCATGAAAGCCATCTTCGATCATATCCGCTGTATTGATCTGCTGCAATCAAGAAAGGAAGTAGATCCCGAACGCATTGGTGTAATAGGCCATTCCCTCGGAGGCCACAATGCTATTTTCGTGGCAGCATTTGATCCCCGCATCAAAGTGATCGTGGCCAGTTGCAGCTGGACGCTGATGGATTATTACAACATTGGTGAAGCTGCATCTAAGAAATTTGGCGGCAGGCTGGGTCCATGGGCACAGACACGTTACATGCCTTTGATCAAAGATAAATACCAACTGGAAAAAGTACCCTGGGATTTTGATGAAGTTATCAGTTCTCTGGCTCCAAGGCCGTTTTTCAACAATTCACCTGTTGGAGATGCTAACTTTGATGTGAAAGGAGTGGAGAAGGGAATGGTAACGATCACAAAGGCATATAAGCAGCTTAAAGCAGAAAAGAACCTGCAGGTAAGATATCCGGATGCAGCACATGATTTTCCGCCTGCAGTGAGATTAGAGGCTTATCAATTTATTGATAAGGTGCTGCACTATAAAGGTATTAATAAGCCAATGTTATTTTAA